A genomic stretch from Plasmodium brasilianum strain Bolivian I chromosome 9, whole genome shotgun sequence includes:
- a CDS encoding hypothetical protein (conserved Plasmodium protein): MKQLQVINFLFCIFEYFFFLSKLCKGQVIVQNNLNRNAISNTSEHLIDTCLEVSNAITYYEDVLKDYSYNKKCLIYKEIGNSVLEAYKLNDHNCYKAIQKLLCKLKYLKVENTSDELDNTNDEDELRDNSYENTREANLIISEEEKDMDKKNEKREKNNKNEQNGKLEQNGKNEQNKDRLRVEKCNSTKTLFTSLLKRCRQKISRDPLVHCASFDKEKNVILDGALFCESSYERKSVEDYNITKSVYGENYKKIIIKTFDFKNEQMEDCLNMVNIYNNCSIVEKSIFSNKKKDTDFCTTERSEYFCRYKIEKQNDMNYIYTCSDIILPYLLSSKDENKTYDQLCNNISNYVNLLKEKKNYYLKKKRKLKVDTKKAKFMNKLYKIVENLFQLLKEEYEKYDMQINNLFNNLEKLKEENKIKKVFSNDYMVLQLNKVNDDITNLEGMINNIEYPTMSKNNVAENISIVHKTKKYIEELLKIQKDISSTSNILNEYFSSKNKDELKVMYGSKLNFDELKKLQMKHDRISKLIKSYAERNSVWASPYEESLIKDFNKDMQNFDNLTEIYTNKIGIKIGIKIEDKIGIKIGIKVGIKIGIKIGIKIGIKIEIKIEIKIEIKIEIKIEIKIEIKIEIKIEDKIKIKN; the protein is encoded by the exons ATGAAGCAGCTGCAAGTgattaattttcttttttgcatttttgaatattttttttttttaagtaaattatGTAAGGGTCAAGTCATAGTTCAGAATAATCTTAACAGAAATGCGATCAGTAATACTAGTGAGCATTTAATTGATACATGCTTAGAAGTTAGTAACGCTATAACTTATTATGAAGACGTACTAAAAGATTATAGctacaataaaaaatgcttaatttataaagaaatagGGAACTCTGTTTTAGAGGCATACAAACTTAATGATCATAATTGTTATAAAGCAATTCAAAAACTTTTGTGCAAGCTAAAATACTTGAAAGTAGAGAATACCTCTGATGAACTGGATAACACGAATGATGAAGACGAGTTGAGGGATAACTCATACGAAAATACCAGAGAAGCCAATTTAATCATTTCGGAAGAGGAAAAGGatatggataaaaaaaatgaaaaaagggagaaaaataataaaaacgaaCAAAATGGAAAACTTGAGCAAAATGGCAAAAACGAACAAAATAAGGACAGACTCCGAGTAGAAAAATGCAACAGCACCAAGACTCTGTTCACTTCCTTACTAAAACGGTGCAGACAAAAAATCAGTAGGGATCCCTTAGTGCACTGTGCATCCTTcgataaggaaaaaaatgttattctGGATGGAGCGCTTTTTTGTGAAAGCTCTTACGAAAGAAAAAGTGTAGAAGATTATAACATAACAAAATCCGTTTATGgggaaaattataaaaaaattataattaaaacttttgattttaaaaatgaacaaatggaAGATTGTTTAAATAtggttaatatatataataattgttcAATAGTTGAGAAAAGTATATttagcaataaaaaaaaagatactgATTTTTGCACAACAGAAAGAAGTGAATATTTTTGTCgttataaaattgaaaaacaGAATGATATGaattacatatacacatgttcAGATATTATATTACCATATTTATTAAGTTCAAAGGATGAAAATAAGACATATGATCAGTTGTGTAACAATATCAGTAATTATGTAAACCTTcttaaagagaaaaaaaactattatttaaagaaaaaaagaaaattaaaagtagATACAAAAAAGGCTAAATTCatgaacaaattatataaaatagttGAAAACCTTTTTCAACTGTTAAAAGaggaatatgaaaaatatgatatgcAAATTAACAATTTATTCAACAATTTAGAAAAgctaaaagaagaaaataaaattaaaaaagttttttccAATGATTACATGGTGTTACAATTAAATAAGGTGAATGATGATATTACTAATTTAGAGGGGATGATAAACAATATTGAGTATCCTACAATGAGCAAAAATAATGTTGCtgaaaatatttctattgttcataaaaccaaaaaatatatagaagaattactaaaaattcaaaaagaCATTTCTTCTACTTCAAATATTCTTAACGAATATTTTAGCAGCAAAAATAAGGATGAATTAAAAGTTATGTATGGAAGTAAATTAAATTTCGATGAACTGAAGAAACTGCAAATGAAGCATGATCGAATAAGTAAGTTGATTAAAAGTTATGCAGAAAGAAATAGCGTCTGGGCTTCTCCATATGAGGAGTCGTTAATTAAAGATTTTAACAAGGATATGCAAAATTTTGATAACTTAACTGAAATTTATACGA ATAAAATTGGAATTAAAATTGGAATTAAAATTGAAGATAAAATTGGGATTAAAATTGGGATTAAAGTTGGAATTAAAATCGGAATTAAAATTGGTATTAAAATTGGaattaaaattgaaattaaaattgaaattaaaattgaaattaaaattgaaattaaaattgaaattaaaattgaaattaaaattgaaattaaaattgaagataaaattaaaataaaaaattaa